The following proteins come from a genomic window of Acinonyx jubatus isolate Ajub_Pintada_27869175 chromosome C1, VMU_Ajub_asm_v1.0, whole genome shotgun sequence:
- the TMEM61 gene encoding transmembrane protein 61, protein MASSETCDVSRAASTLHYCMTVSGTVLLVAGTLCFAWWSEGEAGAQPGQPAPPTGHPVPPAPSPLLRSVSFFCCGAGGLLLLFGLLWSIKASTRGPPRWDPYHLSRDLYYLTVEPSEKESYRIPKVLGIPTYEEAVGWPLAEGPPTPPAEGPPTPPAYPAEESPKDCASRDALRGTQPPLPPPSYESIISAVNGLSGETVPATACSCPGPAQTTVGGGTLQSWRQMSF, encoded by the exons ACGTGTGACGTGAGCCGAGCGGCCTCCACGCTCCATTACTGCATGACGGTCAGCGGCACGGTGCTTCTGGTAGCTGGGACACTCTGCTTTGCTTGGTGGAGTGAAGGAGAAGCAGGTGCTCAGCCCGGCCAGCCGGCCCCTCCCACGGGGCATCCGGTGCCTCCGGCCCCCAGTCCCCTGCTCAGGTCCGTCAGCTTCTTCTGCTGCGGTGCAGGCGGCCTGCTACTACTCTTCGGCTTGCTGTGGTCCATCAAGGCCAGCACCCGGGGGCCTCCCCGATGGGACCCATATCACCTCTCCAGAGACCTGTACTACCTCACTGTGGAGCCCTCGGAGAAGGAGAGCTACAG GATCCCAAAGGTGCTTGGCATCCCCACTTACGAGGAGGCCGTGGGCTGGCCACTTGCCGAGGGGCCCCCGACGCCACCTGCCGAGGGGCCCCCGACGCCCCCTGCGTACCCCGCGGAAGAAAGCCCGAAGGACTGTGCCTCCAGGGATGCCCTGCGTGGGACCCAGCCCCCCTTGCCACCGCCCAGCTACGAGAGCATCATCAGTGCTGTCAACGGCCTCTCTGGAGAGACAGTCCCCGCCACCGCGTGCTCCTGCCCAGGCCCGGCTCAGACGACAGTGGGGGGAGGCACACTCCAAAGCTGGAGACAGATGAGCTTCTAG